A window of Formosa sp. Hel1_31_208 contains these coding sequences:
- a CDS encoding protein-L-isoaspartate(D-aspartate) O-methyltransferase, producing MKDTLKHQGLRQQLVATIKAKGITNEKVIDAIGKIPRHLFMDSGFLGHAYQDKAFPIAADQTISQPYTVAFQTELLQVNPGDKVLEIGTGSGYQTAVLCELGAKVFSVERQHELYKKTSKFLPKLGYRPKKLIFGDGYIGLEDEAPFDGIIVTAGAPFVPKPLLSQLKIEGRLVIPVGEDVQIMTLFIRKGQKEFEQHEFGEFRFVPLLEDKN from the coding sequence TTGAAAGACACGCTTAAACATCAAGGACTACGTCAGCAATTAGTGGCGACCATTAAGGCCAAAGGGATAACCAATGAAAAAGTGATTGATGCCATAGGTAAAATACCTAGACATCTTTTTATGGATTCGGGATTTTTAGGTCATGCTTATCAAGATAAAGCATTTCCTATTGCTGCCGATCAAACCATATCTCAACCTTATACCGTCGCATTTCAAACAGAATTATTACAAGTTAATCCTGGGGATAAGGTTTTAGAGATTGGTACGGGAAGTGGTTACCAAACTGCGGTATTATGTGAATTAGGAGCTAAAGTGTTTAGTGTTGAAAGGCAGCATGAACTTTATAAGAAAACCAGTAAGTTTTTACCTAAGTTAGGGTATAGGCCAAAGAAATTAATATTTGGGGACGGGTATATAGGGCTAGAAGATGAAGCGCCTTTTGATGGCATCATTGTTACAGCCGGTGCTCCATTTGTGCCTAAACCATTATTGAGTCAATTAAAAATTGAAGGTCGCTTAGTAATACCTGTTGGTGAGGATGTTCAGATTATGACTTTGTTTATTAGAAAAGGACAAAAAGAATTTGAGCAACATGAATTTGGTGAATTTCGTTTTGTACCCTTATTAGAGGATAAGAATTAA
- a CDS encoding YggS family pyridoxal phosphate-dependent enzyme produces the protein MNITESLKNISAQLPSHVTLVAVSKTKPVSDLMEAYNAGQRVFGENKIQEMVDKHEQMPKDIQWHMIGHVQRNKVKYMAEFISLIHGVDSLKLLKEINKQAKKHDRTINCLLQIKIAEEDSKFGMHPTDAKELLSSEEFSELKNVSITGVMGMATFTDDTKQIEQEFNKLKATFEELRTIDDSLQTISMGMSGDYQLAIDCGSTMIRVGSSIFGSRNYSN, from the coding sequence ATGAATATTACAGAAAGTTTAAAAAATATAAGCGCCCAACTACCCAGCCATGTCACCTTAGTTGCTGTTTCAAAAACAAAACCTGTTTCTGATTTGATGGAAGCCTACAATGCCGGACAACGTGTTTTTGGTGAAAATAAAATCCAAGAAATGGTTGATAAACATGAGCAAATGCCAAAGGACATACAATGGCATATGATTGGTCATGTGCAACGCAATAAGGTCAAGTATATGGCTGAGTTTATCAGTTTAATACACGGTGTGGATAGTTTAAAACTTCTAAAAGAAATCAACAAACAGGCCAAGAAGCACGATAGAACTATTAATTGCTTGCTTCAAATTAAAATAGCTGAAGAAGATAGTAAGTTTGGAATGCATCCAACAGATGCTAAAGAATTATTGAGTTCGGAAGAATTTTCTGAATTAAAAAACGTGAGTATCACCGGTGTAATGGGAATGGCGACATTTACAGATGACACCAAACAAATTGAACAAGAATTTAACAAACTGAAAGCTACTTTTGAGGAACTTCGTACCATTGACGACTCACTTCAAACCATAAGTATGGGAATGAGTGGGGATTATCAATTAGCAATTGACTGTGGAAGCACTATGATTCGGGTAGGAAGTAGTATCTTTGGAAGTCGTAATTATTCAAACTAA
- a CDS encoding DUF5686 and carboxypeptidase regulatory-like domain-containing protein has product MKTRLLSAFTFLCSFIAFAQIQGSVTDSKNEPLPFVNIYIENTYKGTTSNEDGYYELNVNTPDTYVVVFQFLGYKTVKKNVDIQSFPYTLDALLTDEEISLNEVVINAEENPANIIIRKAVAKRKENQDKIKSYKSDFYSRGLIRIKDAPEKILGAEVGDLGGGLDSSRSGVIYLSETISKLEFLRPNKLKEKILASKVSGDDNGFSFNNAIDVNFDLYNNTVEIGNQIITPIANNAFGYYKYQLEGVFYDDRAHLINKIKVTPRRPNDPVFEGYIYIVEDQWTIYAAELDLTGIQARIPAVDKITITQNFSFSETDSIWAKISQNIDFKYGLFGIKGDGRFTAVYSNYELNPEITRKNFTREIVSFADEANKKDSTFWNTIRPVPLTIEEITDYVKKDSIQIVRESKTYQDSVDRVSNTFKLGDILGGYTYSNSYESWNVGISSPIEAISFNTVQGWNANIGAFYTKGFNDYERYISIRGNINYGFSDDRLRGTVAATYKFNNKSRPFLTLSGGVTTQQFNASNPISKSLNTGFSLFSEENYMKIYENSYVQAAYSNELFNGFRFNASIGYQRRQALFNTTDQAWYPKEDKMYTSNNPIDETAFGVAPFDTHNIMKFNLTARINFAQNYLSYPDGKINIPNGKYPTVILGYEKGFSSSIDNYNFDQVKLRITQGLNIADKGRFQYNIKAGKFFNGDDIAFMDFQHFNGNQTQIGSGSYLNVFNNLPYYAASTNDSYLEMHAEHDFNGFLLGRVPLLKKLNFNLIVGAHSLATPDNSPYQEYTIGLDNIGWGKFRFLRLDYVRSYQNGFQSDAILFGLKFF; this is encoded by the coding sequence ATGAAAACAAGATTACTATCAGCATTTACATTTTTATGTTCATTTATAGCATTTGCTCAAATTCAAGGATCGGTAACCGATAGTAAAAATGAACCTCTACCCTTTGTAAATATTTATATTGAAAACACATATAAAGGCACGACAAGCAATGAAGATGGATATTATGAACTTAACGTGAATACCCCTGACACTTATGTCGTTGTTTTTCAGTTTTTAGGTTATAAAACGGTCAAAAAAAATGTCGATATTCAGAGTTTTCCATACACTCTAGACGCCTTATTAACAGACGAAGAAATCTCCTTAAACGAAGTCGTTATTAATGCGGAAGAAAATCCGGCAAATATTATCATTCGAAAAGCCGTAGCAAAGCGAAAGGAAAACCAAGACAAAATAAAAAGCTATAAATCCGATTTCTATTCTCGTGGATTGATTCGTATTAAAGATGCTCCTGAGAAAATTTTAGGTGCTGAAGTTGGAGATTTAGGTGGCGGTTTAGATTCTTCAAGAAGCGGTGTAATATACCTATCTGAAACCATATCGAAATTAGAGTTTTTAAGACCTAATAAACTTAAAGAAAAGATTCTTGCCTCTAAAGTAAGTGGCGATGATAATGGCTTTAGTTTCAATAATGCCATCGATGTAAACTTTGACCTTTATAACAATACGGTTGAAATTGGAAACCAGATTATTACACCAATTGCCAATAATGCGTTCGGATATTATAAATATCAACTTGAAGGTGTTTTTTATGACGATAGAGCCCACCTTATCAATAAAATAAAAGTGACGCCAAGACGCCCCAATGACCCTGTTTTTGAAGGTTATATTTATATCGTCGAAGACCAATGGACAATATATGCTGCAGAATTAGACCTTACTGGTATTCAGGCTCGAATTCCAGCAGTGGACAAAATTACAATTACTCAAAATTTTTCCTTCTCTGAAACCGACAGTATCTGGGCGAAAATTTCTCAAAATATCGATTTTAAATATGGATTATTCGGAATTAAAGGTGATGGGCGTTTTACTGCAGTATATAGCAACTATGAGTTAAATCCTGAAATCACTCGTAAAAACTTTACACGAGAAATCGTGTCTTTCGCTGATGAAGCCAATAAAAAAGATTCCACATTTTGGAATACCATCAGACCTGTTCCTTTAACCATTGAAGAAATCACAGACTATGTAAAAAAAGACAGCATTCAAATTGTTAGAGAATCTAAAACCTATCAAGACTCTGTAGATCGAGTCTCCAATACGTTTAAATTAGGTGATATTCTTGGTGGCTATACCTACTCCAACTCTTATGAAAGTTGGAATGTAGGAATTAGCTCCCCTATTGAAGCTATTAGCTTTAATACAGTTCAAGGATGGAATGCTAATATTGGCGCATTTTACACCAAAGGTTTTAATGATTACGAGCGATATATATCTATTAGAGGAAATATAAATTATGGCTTTAGCGATGATCGTTTGCGCGGTACAGTAGCAGCAACTTATAAATTCAATAATAAAAGTAGACCTTTTTTAACGCTATCAGGAGGGGTAACAACACAACAATTCAATGCAAGTAATCCAATTTCAAAAAGTTTGAATACTGGGTTTTCTTTGTTTTCTGAAGAAAATTATATGAAAATCTATGAAAATAGTTATGTTCAAGCTGCATATTCAAATGAGCTGTTCAACGGGTTCAGATTCAATGCAAGCATAGGCTATCAAAGACGTCAAGCCCTTTTTAATACAACCGATCAAGCATGGTATCCTAAAGAAGACAAAATGTATACTAGCAATAACCCCATAGATGAAACAGCTTTTGGTGTTGCCCCTTTTGATACACATAACATCATGAAATTCAATCTTACCGCTCGTATCAACTTTGCACAAAATTATTTGAGCTACCCTGACGGAAAAATTAATATTCCAAATGGCAAGTATCCAACCGTCATTTTAGGCTATGAAAAGGGATTCTCTTCATCCATTGATAATTATAATTTTGATCAGGTGAAACTACGCATAACACAAGGCCTTAATATTGCGGACAAAGGTCGTTTTCAATATAATATTAAAGCCGGTAAATTTTTTAATGGTGACGATATTGCATTCATGGATTTCCAACATTTCAATGGAAATCAAACACAAATTGGATCAGGATCATATCTAAATGTCTTTAATAATTTACCATACTATGCTGCAAGTACAAATGATTCGTATTTAGAGATGCATGCTGAACACGATTTTAATGGTTTTCTCCTTGGAAGGGTTCCTTTATTAAAAAAGCTTAACTTTAATCTCATAGTTGGAGCTCATTCTCTAGCTACTCCAGACAATTCTCCATATCAAGAATATACGATTGGATTGGATAATATTGGCTGGGGTAAATTTCGATTTTTACGATTAGACTATGTGCGTTCATATCAAAACGGATTTCAAAGCGATGCCATTTTGTTTGGTTTAAAATTCTTTTAA
- a CDS encoding cytochrome c oxidase assembly factor Coa1 family protein, whose amino-acid sequence MNTAEFKRKSWWQRHRKWLISSIFTILGLIAIFNLGMSPTAANITKAYTDTALYKDALAKVRENDSVIAIIGTIEPINKLAILEGAVEYAKDNSYVRSSIRIIGSKGKARMDFKADKLNNYWNYTRIQVRIKQPKDKQQTIVIVSE is encoded by the coding sequence GTGAATACAGCAGAATTTAAACGTAAAAGCTGGTGGCAACGTCATAGAAAATGGTTAATCTCATCAATATTTACCATTTTAGGACTGATTGCTATTTTTAACCTTGGGATGAGCCCTACAGCAGCCAACATCACCAAAGCCTATACAGATACTGCTCTTTATAAAGACGCGTTGGCTAAAGTTCGAGAAAACGATAGTGTTATTGCAATTATAGGAACTATTGAACCCATAAACAAACTAGCTATTTTAGAAGGTGCTGTAGAGTATGCAAAAGATAACAGTTATGTAAGGTCTTCAATCAGAATTATTGGCAGTAAAGGAAAAGCACGAATGGATTTTAAGGCCGATAAACTAAATAATTATTGGAACTATACACGCATCCAGGTAAGAATAAAGCAACCCAAGGATAAGCAACAGACAATTGTCATTGTATCAGAGTAA
- the smpB gene encoding SsrA-binding protein SmpB: protein MYKPVNIKNKKAKFEYDILDTYTAGIVLTGTEIKSIRDSKASISESFCEFNDRGELFVINMTVQEYIFGNYYNHKPKAERKLLLNKRELKKLEKEVNVKGNAIIPLRLFVNEKGLAKLEIALGKGKKLYDKRETLKDRDNKRNLDRIKKIYK, encoded by the coding sequence ATGTATAAACCAGTAAACATAAAGAACAAAAAGGCAAAATTTGAGTACGATATTTTAGATACGTACACGGCTGGTATTGTTTTAACTGGAACAGAAATAAAGTCTATTAGAGACAGTAAAGCTTCAATCTCAGAAAGCTTTTGTGAATTTAATGACCGAGGTGAATTGTTTGTAATTAATATGACGGTTCAAGAATACATCTTTGGTAATTACTACAACCATAAACCCAAAGCTGAACGCAAATTATTATTGAACAAACGAGAACTTAAAAAATTAGAAAAAGAGGTCAATGTAAAAGGAAATGCCATCATTCCATTGCGCTTGTTCGTTAACGAAAAAGGATTAGCAAAATTAGAAATTGCATTAGGAAAAGGTAAAAAACTCTATGATAAACGCGAAACCCTTAAAGATCGCGACAATAAACGCAACCTCGATCGGATTAAGAAAATCTACAAATAG
- a CDS encoding 3-hydroxyacyl-CoA dehydrogenase family protein, with amino-acid sequence MKNIAVIGAGTMGNGIAHTFAQSGFKVQLIDISEASLKRGMDTIAKNLDRMVAKEKISEADKQTTLDNISTFTSIAAGVEYASLVVEAATENIDLKLKIFKQLDEACPDDTILASNTSSISITQIAAVTSRPEMVIGMHFMNPVPIMKLVEIIRGYNTSDEVTNTIMELSKTLGKVPTEVNDYPGFVANRILMPMLNESIETLYNGVAGVDEIDTVMKLGMAHPMGPLQLADFIGLDVCLSILNVMYDGFKNPKYAPCPLLVNMVRAGKLGVKSGEGFYDYSESRKAEHVAKQFSK; translated from the coding sequence ATGAAAAATATTGCAGTCATTGGTGCAGGTACTATGGGAAATGGTATTGCACATACCTTTGCTCAATCTGGATTTAAAGTACAACTCATTGATATTAGCGAAGCCTCTTTAAAACGAGGAATGGATACAATAGCGAAAAATTTAGACCGTATGGTTGCTAAGGAAAAAATTTCCGAAGCAGATAAGCAAACTACCTTAGATAATATTTCAACATTCACGAGTATTGCAGCTGGTGTCGAATATGCCAGTTTGGTTGTAGAGGCGGCTACTGAAAATATTGACTTAAAATTAAAAATATTCAAGCAATTAGATGAGGCGTGTCCAGATGACACTATTTTGGCCAGTAACACCTCTTCCATTTCGATAACACAAATTGCGGCAGTGACGTCTCGCCCTGAAATGGTTATTGGGATGCACTTCATGAATCCAGTACCTATTATGAAATTGGTAGAAATTATTCGTGGCTATAATACGAGTGATGAGGTAACAAATACAATTATGGAATTATCTAAAACTTTAGGTAAAGTACCAACTGAAGTCAACGACTATCCTGGATTTGTTGCCAATCGTATTTTAATGCCAATGCTTAATGAATCTATTGAAACCTTATACAATGGCGTTGCTGGTGTTGACGAAATTGATACCGTAATGAAATTAGGTATGGCTCACCCAATGGGCCCATTACAACTAGCCGATTTTATTGGTTTAGATGTGTGTTTATCTATTTTAAATGTCATGTATGACGGCTTCAAAAACCCAAAATATGCACCTTGCCCTTTACTCGTTAATATGGTTAGAGCTGGTAAATTAGGTGTAAAATCTGGTGAAGGATTCTATGATTATTCAGAAAGCAGAAAAGCGGAGCACGTGGCCAAACAATTCTCTAAATAA
- a CDS encoding DUF1015 domain-containing protein, with amino-acid sequence MAKVIPFKAVRPTRAVVGLVAARPYQSYTIYERESRMDYNPYSFLHIVNPGYKYDKVITGDERYKLVKNRYLEFKEDGVFIQDDKPSYYVYKIINRHGQEFNGIIAATSAEDYENDVIKKHEDTIAKREQTFKNYLQTVGFNAEPVLLTYPDNEVISGIIKEAQKGHAEFEFTMTYKDTHYLWRLDDDDAIARIQNEFEDMKTVYIADGHHRSSSSNLLYQDEKASNPNHNGSESYNFFMSYLIPESDLVIHEFNRLIKDLNGLTKEEFLIRLDAIYRIENRGTMPYHPSKPHHFSMYLDGEFYSLYLRKANYKFKTALDQLDAQLLYQTILKPILGIEDLRNDNRIEYVNGRHEMITIKSSVDSGEFEVGFGMCPATVNQIKQIADEGLKMPPKSTYILPKLRSGITIYEF; translated from the coding sequence ATGGCAAAAGTAATTCCATTTAAAGCAGTAAGACCTACTAGAGCCGTTGTTGGCTTAGTTGCTGCACGCCCATATCAGAGTTATACCATTTACGAACGAGAATCCCGAATGGACTATAACCCTTATAGTTTTTTGCACATTGTTAATCCTGGATATAAATATGATAAAGTCATTACTGGTGATGAACGCTACAAACTGGTTAAAAATCGCTATTTAGAATTTAAAGAAGATGGTGTGTTTATTCAAGATGATAAACCATCATATTACGTCTATAAAATTATCAATAGGCACGGACAAGAATTCAACGGCATAATTGCAGCCACTAGCGCTGAAGATTATGAAAATGATGTCATCAAAAAACATGAAGACACCATCGCTAAAAGAGAACAAACCTTTAAAAACTACCTACAAACTGTAGGTTTTAATGCAGAACCTGTGCTTCTTACCTATCCTGATAACGAGGTAATTTCAGGAATTATCAAAGAAGCTCAGAAAGGTCATGCTGAATTTGAATTTACCATGACCTATAAAGACACGCATTACTTGTGGCGATTAGATGACGATGATGCTATAGCTAGAATACAAAATGAGTTTGAAGATATGAAAACGGTTTACATTGCTGATGGCCATCACCGATCGTCCTCTTCGAATTTATTATATCAAGACGAAAAAGCCTCAAATCCAAATCACAACGGTAGTGAGTCCTATAATTTTTTTATGTCGTATTTAATTCCTGAATCTGATTTAGTCATTCATGAATTCAACCGATTGATCAAGGATTTAAATGGTTTGACAAAGGAAGAATTTTTAATTCGATTAGATGCTATATACCGCATTGAGAATAGAGGTACAATGCCTTACCATCCTTCAAAACCACATCATTTCAGCATGTATTTAGATGGTGAGTTTTATTCGTTATATCTACGTAAAGCGAATTACAAGTTCAAAACCGCTTTAGATCAATTAGACGCCCAATTATTATATCAAACCATCTTAAAACCAATTCTAGGTATTGAAGATTTAAGAAATGATAACCGTATAGAATATGTGAACGGTAGACATGAGATGATTACTATTAAAAGCAGTGTAGATAGTGGCGAATTTGAAGTTGGTTTCGGTATGTGTCCAGCCACAGTAAATCAAATAAAACAAATCGCAGATGAAGGGTTGAAAATGCCTCCAAAGAGCACTTATATCCTTCCAAAATTAAGAAGCGGAATTACCATTTATGAATTTTAA
- a CDS encoding exonuclease domain-containing protein, translated as MYAIIDIETTGGKYNEEGVTEIAIYKFDGHKVVDKFISLVNPERDIQPFVVNLTGINSNMLKSAPKFYEVAKRIVEITEDCIIVAHNAQFDYRILRTEFKRLGFGFKRKTLCTVELSKQLIPGQASYSLGKLTRALGIPVSDRHRANGDAMATVKLFKMLLSKDLSKRIIKDNIKVEIIKRLNETHKTIIDALPAITGVYYIHDENGDIIYIGKSKNIKHRINQHFTNNSTKSKKIQLIAKSVTYESTGSELVALLKESEEIKRNKPLYNRALRRTTFTHGLYSFKDDNGYLNLQINKTNITEKPITTFSNMQSAKSFMFRIVETYELCQKLTGLYPTKSNCFNYTIKSCNGACINEEPADVYNKRVQELIVKNSYDNKNMVIIDQGRDIDEKSVIYIENGIFKGLGFYDLNHQINNIEVLESIITPMENNRDTQHIIQSYLRRNKRVKTISL; from the coding sequence ATTTACGCAATAATTGACATAGAAACCACTGGTGGAAAATACAATGAAGAAGGTGTTACTGAAATCGCTATCTACAAATTTGACGGTCATAAAGTAGTTGATAAATTCATAAGCCTAGTGAATCCAGAACGAGACATCCAACCCTTTGTGGTTAATCTCACAGGGATTAATAGTAATATGCTTAAAAGTGCACCCAAATTTTATGAGGTAGCCAAGCGTATTGTTGAAATCACTGAAGACTGCATTATCGTAGCACACAATGCCCAATTTGATTATAGAATACTGAGGACTGAATTCAAACGTTTAGGCTTCGGATTTAAAAGAAAAACATTGTGCACGGTTGAGCTTTCTAAACAACTCATCCCTGGACAGGCGTCTTATAGTTTAGGGAAATTAACCCGAGCCCTTGGTATTCCAGTGAGCGATAGACATCGGGCTAATGGCGATGCAATGGCTACTGTTAAATTGTTTAAAATGCTTTTGAGTAAGGATTTGTCAAAACGTATTATAAAGGACAATATCAAGGTTGAAATTATTAAACGTTTAAATGAAACACATAAAACTATTATAGATGCTTTACCTGCGATTACAGGAGTGTATTACATACATGACGAAAATGGTGACATCATATACATAGGAAAGAGTAAAAACATTAAGCACCGTATCAATCAACACTTTACAAATAACAGTACAAAATCTAAAAAAATACAACTCATAGCAAAATCAGTGACCTATGAATCTACTGGAAGTGAACTTGTAGCCTTGTTAAAAGAAAGTGAAGAGATTAAACGCAATAAACCACTTTATAACCGAGCATTGCGAAGAACCACATTCACTCACGGCTTATATAGTTTTAAAGATGACAACGGGTATCTCAATTTACAAATTAACAAGACAAACATTACAGAAAAACCCATAACGACGTTTAGTAACATGCAAAGCGCAAAAAGCTTTATGTTCAGAATAGTTGAAACTTATGAACTCTGTCAAAAACTCACTGGTTTATACCCAACAAAATCGAATTGTTTCAATTACACCATTAAAAGCTGTAATGGTGCGTGCATCAATGAAGAACCTGCCGACGTCTATAACAAGCGTGTTCAAGAATTGATAGTAAAAAATAGCTATGATAATAAAAATATGGTGATTATAGACCAAGGAAGAGATATCGATGAAAAAAGTGTCATCTATATTGAAAATGGCATCTTCAAGGGCTTAGGTTTCTACGATCTCAACCATCAAATAAATAATATCGAAGTACTGGAATCGATTATTACTCCTATGGAAAACAATAGAGATACACAGCACATTATTCAGAGTTACTTGAGACGAAACAAACGAGTAAAAACGATTTCTTTATAA
- a CDS encoding Gfo/Idh/MocA family protein translates to MLKAGVLGAGHLGKIHLRLLSQSEKYELVGFYDADEGNAKKVEEEFGYKYFNTIEALIDAVDMVDIVTPTLSHYDCAKKAIAKGKHIFIEKPITNTVEEAEHIRELLAEHNIRGQVGHVERFNPAFIAVRDQINNPMFIETHRLAEFNPRGTDVPVVLDLMIHDIDIILSVVKSNVKVVSASGVSVISDTPDIANARIEFENGCVANLTASRISLKNMRKTRFFQKDAYISVDFLEKKCEVVKMKDAPEQPGDFDMILQNAEGIKKQIYFDNPDVANNNAILDELETFADAINNKTTPIVTLHDGTEALRVATMIIDQF, encoded by the coding sequence ATGCTAAAAGCTGGTGTACTCGGTGCTGGTCATCTGGGGAAAATTCATTTAAGACTTCTTAGTCAATCTGAAAAATATGAGCTCGTTGGATTCTATGATGCCGATGAAGGAAATGCTAAAAAAGTAGAAGAAGAATTTGGTTATAAATACTTTAATACGATTGAAGCTCTCATAGATGCGGTAGATATGGTAGACATTGTCACACCAACCCTATCTCATTATGATTGTGCCAAAAAGGCTATTGCTAAGGGCAAACATATTTTCATAGAAAAACCAATCACCAATACGGTTGAAGAGGCTGAACACATCAGAGAATTATTAGCAGAACATAATATTCGCGGGCAAGTAGGGCATGTTGAACGATTTAACCCAGCATTCATCGCTGTGAGAGATCAGATTAACAATCCTATGTTTATCGAAACTCATCGGCTTGCCGAATTTAATCCGAGAGGCACCGATGTTCCTGTAGTTTTAGACTTGATGATTCATGATATCGATATTATATTAAGCGTCGTAAAGTCGAATGTAAAAGTGGTATCTGCAAGTGGGGTTTCAGTGATAAGCGACACTCCAGATATTGCTAATGCACGAATTGAATTTGAAAATGGCTGTGTAGCTAATCTTACCGCTAGTCGTATTTCTTTAAAGAATATGAGAAAGACGCGTTTCTTTCAAAAAGATGCTTACATCTCTGTAGATTTCTTAGAAAAGAAATGTGAAGTGGTAAAAATGAAAGATGCACCAGAACAACCTGGTGACTTTGACATGATTTTACAAAATGCTGAAGGCATTAAAAAGCAAATCTATTTTGATAATCCTGACGTTGCAAATAACAATGCTATTTTGGATGAATTAGAAACCTTTGCCGATGCAATTAACAATAAGACCACTCCTATTGTAACACTTCATGATGGCACCGAAGCCTTAAGAGTAGCCACCATGATAATTGATCAGTTTTAA
- a CDS encoding DUF6503 family protein has translation MKYSLCILLFILLWNCNISKPETPSAENIINESIKVSGGQLLDASILHFDFRNMHYTAIRNNGNFELMREFVDSSSSHISNVKDVLSNSGFQRFVDGIAIQVADSMVVKYSASVNSAHYFSVLPFGLNNKAVNKELRNTTVINDEEYHTIKVTFEQDGGGEDFEDVFMYWVHTETDKINYLAYSYNESDGKGVRFRQAYNERYIEGVRFVDYNNYKPEESFINLTELPQLFELGKLKLLSKIELENLTFN, from the coding sequence ATGAAATATTCGTTATGTATCCTTTTATTCATTTTGCTTTGGAATTGTAATATTTCTAAACCTGAAACACCTTCAGCTGAAAACATTATAAATGAGTCTATTAAGGTTTCTGGAGGCCAGTTATTAGATGCTTCAATACTACATTTCGATTTTAGAAATATGCATTATACGGCAATTCGAAATAATGGAAATTTTGAACTCATGCGTGAATTTGTTGATTCAAGCTCCTCTCATATTTCCAATGTTAAGGACGTTTTAAGCAATAGTGGTTTTCAGCGCTTTGTTGATGGTATCGCTATTCAAGTTGCAGATTCTATGGTTGTGAAGTATTCGGCATCAGTAAATTCAGCACACTATTTTTCGGTCTTACCTTTTGGATTAAATAATAAGGCCGTGAATAAAGAACTACGGAATACAACCGTTATTAATGATGAGGAATATCACACTATTAAAGTGACCTTTGAACAGGATGGAGGGGGAGAAGATTTTGAAGACGTGTTTATGTATTGGGTGCACACAGAAACGGATAAAATCAACTATTTGGCCTATTCATATAACGAGAGTGATGGCAAAGGTGTTCGATTTAGACAAGCTTATAACGAGCGCTATATCGAAGGTGTTCGATTTGTTGATTATAACAATTACAAACCTGAAGAAAGTTTCATTAACTTAACTGAATTACCACAATTATTTGAACTTGGAAAACTAAAACTGTTATCAA